One genomic segment of Ignavibacteriota bacterium includes these proteins:
- a CDS encoding efflux RND transporter periplasmic adaptor subunit: MKKYFGEKQMKLIGILLISFLMVLAVGCSDEKAGNEAAETREHNETEGNNENAEHSEEIVLTAETLKEFGIEVKEAASGVIKAHIDLTGEIIAEPSRISHIIPRFNGIVKEVYKTVGDKVKKGEILAIIESNESLAPYEVQSLIDGTIIEMHMTQGELIGNEAHAFTIADLNKVWANFNIYQKDLGKIKVGQKTLVSAGTTEIEEIGTVSYVSPIVDEKTRTATARVILNNQSGKWLPGMFITSKVYISEKKYSVVVEKTALQTLEEQLVVFVKDEDDGFKPHVVKTGNENDDNIEIVSGLKTGDKYVSKNSFLLKAEILKESFGGDEH, translated from the coding sequence ATGAAAAAGTATTTTGGAGAAAAACAGATGAAACTAATTGGAATATTACTCATATCATTCTTAATGGTTCTTGCAGTTGGTTGCTCTGATGAAAAAGCAGGAAATGAAGCTGCTGAGACTAGAGAGCATAATGAAACTGAGGGAAACAACGAAAATGCAGAGCATTCAGAAGAAATTGTTTTGACGGCAGAAACATTAAAAGAATTCGGAATTGAAGTTAAAGAAGCAGCATCCGGGGTAATTAAGGCACATATTGATTTAACTGGTGAAATCATCGCCGAACCTTCAAGGATTTCGCATATAATTCCAAGATTTAACGGCATAGTTAAAGAGGTATATAAGACTGTAGGCGATAAAGTAAAAAAGGGTGAAATTCTCGCAATAATAGAAAGCAATGAAAGTTTAGCACCCTACGAAGTTCAGTCTTTGATTGATGGAACTATAATTGAAATGCATATGACACAGGGTGAATTGATTGGAAATGAAGCACACGCTTTTACAATTGCAGACCTCAATAAAGTTTGGGCTAACTTTAATATTTACCAAAAAGACCTTGGTAAAATTAAAGTTGGTCAAAAGACTCTTGTTTCGGCTGGTACAACAGAAATTGAAGAGATTGGAACCGTTTCCTATGTTAGTCCCATTGTAGATGAAAAAACCAGAACAGCAACTGCAAGGGTAATATTGAATAATCAATCTGGGAAATGGCTTCCGGGAATGTTTATAACATCCAAAGTTTATATAAGCGAAAAAAAGTATTCGGTTGTTGTTGAGAAAACAGCATTGCAAACTTTAGAAGAGCAGTTGGTGGTTTTTGTAAAAGATGAAGATGACGGATTCAAACCACATGTTGTAAAAACCGGTAATGAAAATGATGACAATATTGAGATAGTATCTGGATTAAAAACCGGGGATAAATATGTATCTAAAAATTCATTCTTACTCAAAGCCGAAATTTTGAAAGAATCTTTCGGCGGCGATGAACATTAA
- a CDS encoding TolC family protein, which translates to MRFKSVLFLLFICQLISIAAQQENDLINQSEEITISVAVETALKNNPNLKAVKYEITILEKQKIQAELIPNPEAEFEAENFLGGKELSGFKGSEYTILGSQLLELGGKKGSRVNLAETEIVSSIGEYELLKLDVIANVKSTFFSLYQVQKQIEQQRKFVELNEEILKTISERVKAGRTSAAEESKVKVTLTKSMIELDRFQRNFSSIQAQLNSLLGTTGRNLIPVTILFDSISVPRTREEIIGNIEEIPTLKLLQNDINLREAALELERSLAVPDLTISGGLRYLNELKTNSFVARLSIPLPFFNRNQGNIEAAEVRLEQIDAIKNTRRLNVIAQLNTAYNNLLSSYNNAQQLKNSIIPEAENAYEITRHGYIQGRFAFIDLLDAQRTLFETQTQFLLELADYYNSLIEIEKITGKNLIQ; encoded by the coding sequence ATGCGCTTTAAAAGTGTATTATTTCTCTTGTTCATATGCCAACTTATTTCAATAGCGGCACAACAAGAGAATGATTTAATTAATCAATCAGAAGAGATAACAATATCAGTAGCTGTAGAAACCGCCTTAAAAAATAATCCTAATCTTAAGGCAGTTAAATATGAGATAACAATCTTAGAGAAACAAAAAATACAAGCAGAATTAATTCCTAATCCCGAAGCAGAGTTTGAAGCAGAGAATTTTCTTGGCGGAAAGGAATTGAGCGGATTTAAAGGGAGTGAATACACCATTTTAGGAAGTCAACTTTTAGAACTTGGTGGCAAAAAAGGCAGCAGAGTAAATCTAGCTGAAACCGAAATTGTATCTTCTATAGGAGAATACGAATTATTAAAACTTGATGTTATTGCAAATGTTAAATCAACTTTTTTTTCGTTATATCAAGTTCAAAAGCAAATTGAGCAGCAAAGAAAATTTGTTGAGCTCAATGAAGAAATTCTTAAAACTATTTCAGAACGTGTTAAAGCAGGAAGAACATCAGCGGCTGAAGAATCAAAAGTAAAAGTAACTCTTACAAAAAGCATGATTGAATTAGACAGATTTCAAAGAAATTTCTCTTCCATACAGGCGCAACTTAATTCACTTTTGGGAACAACGGGAAGGAATTTAATTCCAGTTACAATTTTATTTGATAGTATTTCAGTACCGCGCACAAGAGAAGAGATAATAGGAAATATTGAAGAAATTCCGACACTTAAATTATTACAAAATGACATAAATTTAAGAGAAGCTGCGCTTGAACTTGAAAGGTCGTTGGCAGTGCCGGATTTAACAATAAGTGGCGGTTTGAGGTATTTAAATGAATTAAAAACTAACTCATTTGTTGCCAGACTGTCTATCCCCCTTCCATTTTTTAACAGAAACCAGGGAAACATCGAAGCAGCAGAAGTTAGATTAGAGCAAATTGATGCAATTAAGAATACTCGTAGGCTAAATGTAATTGCACAACTAAACACAGCTTATAATAATCTTTTGAGTTCATACAATAATGCACAGCAGTTAAAAAATAGTATCATCCCAGAAGCTGAGAATGCTTACGAAATAACAAGACATGGGTATATTCAAGGACGTTTTGCCTTTATTGATTTATTAGATGCACAGCGAACCTTATTTGAAACGCAAACACAGTTCTTGCTTGAGTTGGCAGATTACTACAACTCACTAATAGAAATTGAAAAAATAACAGGGAAAAATCTAATACAATGA
- a CDS encoding PriCT-2 domain-containing protein, whose translation MSSYKEIAKLYRLNMKMNLLPLKGKKPMIDWEKWQVELQSENDLENMYWDNSTGIGGIQGWVDIRNFDIDGTDDFEIVELILDALGLTQKYCWVVKSGSEVGFHIYFRAKENPELLNKLGGIKAVYKFNMKKDGYCHHLELRWKNCQTALPPSMHESGGIYKFYFDDPKDLPEYVELEKVIECLEKYCVIESEKTKVKSQNKKEEKKEKTEKIYYDKARLESALDFLSKHLPDSSYEDWYKIGFGLVPLGKDGEKYFVDMSLKNPNYKDSENELVKKFETLVKDYDGRVTIGTIYHLAELYGWKKPLIKFWYKENDHRNGVAGRLKISRIRFKRFLESEGFCKYKLESNHLFVRIENNIVEEIDGIDVKEFVMTFLNQVAIEELEGTNRNEIIDTLIKSANQLFTQQFLEFLDTKKIEFNKDTIDKGYLYFKNGFVEVSSKTYKIYDYTKLDKHIWKKQIINRNFSDACNRSVFEDFLFNICRSDVKRFNALKSGIGYLLHTYKNPSITKAVVFIDEKLSDGASGRSGKGVVIKAVGHIRNVVAEDGRNFNPSKNFAFQRVKADTNVIGFEDIREKFPFERLFSIITDGITIERKNKDEIHLGYNESPKVVISTNFSIVGVDDSTLDRQFIVEFSDYYNMQHRPVDDFGKSFFDVWNESEWRDFDNLMISCLQLYLRNGLISYEFVNIEKKKMIDETSQEFVEFANDGIEIGKEYEKKELWENFKKEYEDFEKLTQSKFTRWLKVWGKVKNYEVVEGKSGSKRTINFKIKIN comes from the coding sequence ATGAGTAGTTATAAAGAAATTGCAAAGTTATATCGCCTAAATATGAAAATGAATTTGTTACCTCTAAAAGGTAAAAAGCCAATGATTGATTGGGAAAAGTGGCAAGTTGAATTACAATCTGAAAATGATTTAGAAAATATGTATTGGGATAATTCAACTGGTATTGGAGGAATACAAGGTTGGGTTGATATTAGAAATTTTGATATTGATGGGACAGATGATTTTGAAATTGTTGAATTAATACTTGATGCTTTAGGTCTTACCCAAAAATATTGTTGGGTTGTTAAAAGTGGTAGTGAAGTGGGATTTCATATTTATTTCAGAGCAAAAGAAAATCCAGAATTATTAAATAAGTTGGGTGGAATAAAGGCTGTTTACAAATTTAATATGAAGAAAGATGGATATTGTCATCATTTAGAATTAAGGTGGAAGAATTGCCAAACTGCTTTGCCTCCTTCCATGCATGAAAGCGGTGGTATTTACAAATTTTATTTTGACGACCCAAAAGACTTACCAGAATATGTTGAATTAGAAAAAGTAATTGAGTGTTTGGAAAAGTATTGTGTAATTGAAAGTGAAAAGACAAAAGTAAAAAGTCAAAATAAAAAAGAAGAAAAAAAAGAAAAGACTGAAAAGATTTATTATGATAAAGCAAGATTGGAAAGTGCTTTAGATTTTCTTTCCAAACATTTACCGGATAGTAGTTATGAAGATTGGTATAAAATTGGTTTTGGATTGGTTCCACTCGGTAAAGACGGAGAAAAATATTTTGTTGATATGAGTCTGAAAAATCCAAACTATAAAGACAGCGAAAATGAGTTAGTGAAAAAATTTGAAACACTAGTAAAGGATTATGATGGCAGAGTTACTATCGGAACTATTTATCATTTAGCTGAATTGTATGGGTGGAAAAAACCACTAATAAAATTTTGGTACAAAGAAAATGACCACCGCAATGGCGTGGCAGGAAGATTAAAAATTTCTAGAATTCGTTTTAAGAGATTTTTGGAAAGTGAGGGTTTTTGTAAATATAAGTTAGAATCAAATCATTTGTTCGTAAGAATTGAAAATAATATTGTTGAAGAAATTGATGGAATTGATGTAAAAGAATTTGTTATGACTTTTTTAAATCAAGTAGCAATTGAGGAACTTGAAGGAACAAATAGAAATGAAATCATAGATACTTTAATTAAATCTGCAAACCAGCTTTTTACACAACAATTCCTTGAATTTTTAGATACAAAAAAAATCGAGTTTAATAAAGATACAATTGATAAAGGCTACTTATATTTTAAAAATGGTTTTGTTGAGGTAAGTAGCAAAACTTACAAAATTTATGATTATACTAAATTAGATAAACACATTTGGAAAAAACAAATTATCAATAGGAATTTTAGTGATGCTTGTAACCGGAGCGTATTTGAAGATTTTCTTTTTAACATTTGCAGAAGTGATGTAAAAAGATTTAATGCGTTAAAAAGTGGAATTGGTTATTTATTACATACTTACAAAAATCCATCTATTACCAAAGCTGTTGTATTTATTGACGAAAAATTAAGTGATGGAGCTTCCGGCAGAAGCGGTAAAGGAGTTGTTATTAAAGCTGTCGGACATATTAGAAATGTTGTTGCTGAAGATGGAAGAAATTTTAATCCATCTAAAAATTTTGCTTTTCAAAGAGTTAAAGCTGATACAAATGTAATTGGATTTGAAGATATACGGGAAAAATTTCCTTTTGAAAGATTGTTTTCAATAATTACTGACGGTATAACTATTGAGAGAAAAAATAAAGATGAAATCCACTTAGGTTATAATGAATCGCCAAAGGTTGTGATTTCGACAAACTTCTCTATTGTTGGAGTTGATGACAGCACTCTTGACAGACAGTTTATCGTTGAATTTTCAGATTATTATAATATGCAGCATAGACCAGTCGATGATTTTGGAAAATCGTTCTTTGATGTTTGGAATGAAAGTGAATGGAGAGATTTTGATAATTTAATGATTAGTTGTCTGCAATTATATCTAAGAAATGGTTTAATTAGTTATGAGTTTGTAAACATTGAAAAGAAAAAAATGATCGATGAAACTTCTCAAGAGTTTGTTGAATTTGCAAATGATGGAATAGAAATTGGGAAAGAATATGAGAAAAAAGAACTTTGGGAAAATTTCAAAAAAGAGTATGAAGATTTTGAAAAGTTAACTCAAAGTAAGTTTACTAGGTGGTTGAAAGTTTGGGGAAAGGTTAAGAATTATGAGGTTGTTGAGGGAAAGAGTGGGAGTAAGAGAACAATAAACTTTAAGATTAAAATAAATTAA
- a CDS encoding site-specific integrase: MEELNNIIKTDPLEVFKNFSTEELEKVKLLVGLLGIGNQQNTLKEIVAVDQGFSEYNKLIEFNLTKKSVESAKTAERRFLEFIPGNRSLNTIERKEAENLMMKISKTAPLGCYNYLKVYRTMFNVFIDWNYISSNPFLKVKLPKRQKDEPIVFTDEQINKICELLTSKGKEVISDMVLFAVETGLRLDEENNLRWSDIEIRNKVITIGNRLFKTKSKKIRRIPLNERMERILHRNSKRQLERGKILREFVFVQENGKQFKKDTISKTLKKVIKELGLPDELHWHCLRATAATRWASNKVPIFTVSKLLGHSNVNVTTRYYAGIDLDELRDAVNRF; encoded by the coding sequence ATGGAAGAATTAAATAACATAATAAAAACAGATCCTTTAGAAGTTTTTAAAAACTTTTCTACTGAGGAATTGGAAAAAGTGAAATTGCTTGTCGGATTGCTGGGAATTGGAAATCAACAAAACACTTTAAAAGAAATTGTAGCTGTTGATCAAGGTTTCAGTGAGTATAATAAACTTATTGAATTTAATCTCACTAAAAAATCTGTAGAATCTGCGAAAACCGCTGAAAGAAGATTTTTGGAATTCATTCCCGGCAATAGATCATTAAATACAATAGAAAGAAAAGAAGCTGAAAATTTAATGATGAAAATTTCTAAAACCGCACCTTTAGGCTGTTATAATTATTTAAAAGTTTACCGAACAATGTTTAATGTATTTATTGACTGGAATTATATTTCTTCAAATCCATTTCTAAAAGTCAAACTTCCCAAACGCCAAAAAGATGAACCTATAGTTTTTACTGATGAACAGATAAATAAAATATGCGAATTACTTACATCAAAAGGTAAAGAAGTTATTTCAGATATGGTACTTTTTGCAGTGGAAACGGGACTACGCTTAGATGAAGAAAATAATTTAAGATGGAGCGATATTGAGATACGAAATAAGGTAATAACAATTGGGAATAGGTTATTTAAAACTAAATCAAAGAAAATTAGAAGAATACCGTTAAATGAAAGAATGGAAAGAATACTGCATAGAAATTCTAAAAGACAACTTGAAAGGGGTAAGATATTGCGTGAATTTGTTTTTGTTCAAGAAAATGGCAAGCAATTTAAAAAAGATACAATTTCTAAAACGCTGAAAAAAGTTATTAAAGAACTTGGGTTGCCGGATGAATTACATTGGCATTGTTTGAGAGCAACTGCTGCTACAAGATGGGCAAGCAACAAGGTCCCAATATTTACAGTTTCAAAATTGTTGGGGCATTCAAATGTTAATGTAACAACAAGATATTATGCCGGAATTGATTTAGATGAATTAAGGGATGCGGTGAATAGATTCTAA
- a CDS encoding helix-turn-helix domain-containing protein, whose translation MKQEKKQNELLEKLTSIEALLKKRNDKPLNFNQAAEYLGFSYSYLYKLTSRKIIPCHRPTGKVLFFSKDELDEWIFSKSKVKGEKLNKKSEEEHEDDTSTALSDQEEYPP comes from the coding sequence ATGAAACAAGAGAAAAAACAAAATGAACTGCTGGAAAAATTAACTTCAATTGAAGCACTTCTTAAAAAAAGAAACGACAAACCTTTAAACTTCAATCAAGCTGCTGAGTACTTAGGATTTAGCTACAGCTACCTTTACAAATTAACATCACGAAAAATAATTCCGTGTCATAGACCAACTGGGAAAGTTTTGTTCTTTTCAAAAGATGAATTGGATGAGTGGATATTTTCAAAGTCAAAAGTCAAAGGTGAAAAGTTAAATAAGAAAAGTGAAGAAGAACATGAGGATGACACTTCGACAGCGCTCAGTGATCAAGAAGAATATCCGCCGTAA
- a CDS encoding DUF2326 domain-containing protein, translating into MKLIKLYTAPNNLFEPVIFHPGINIIYGIKSSDDSSLHGIGKSLVLDLLDYALLSYFNPQGTTRLNRAVNKSKLGKHIIILEFSINKDIYKISRSFTKPNEANLFINNKLIHTKSVVKLRDKFADIIFYRNNYSGKFDTNWYYKLISFYLKIQQITDERFTNPIKFTNRPYDEILVYLFYLLNLNNSVLAKSLEIQTNKSNLEKSLNITKDFVTSTFEFPNLASAKTKVSTLNKKISQLSSAIKKLEIDEEYSSTQKELDEITSEIKRSLFLNHSAERRLLEFEDLSNNSDRLNTEHVEDIYSQYSSDPKLATFIKKSLDDAKEFRSSLFSSRKNFVMIERDRLKRQIEKRERDINSLKTKQRRLLKLLDSEKALDDISAAYDKLSNLESERNQIRSKLDLFDQLEESISKLSDQDSLLKIEFDEYISKIEKELNNLRSLINEIYSAIFGTIDYESLFFFTRNEKEHRLKINVIPDDKYSHGKNQGRTLVFDLAVLFNSIENKVNSPKFLIHDGIFDSLDNSHFVALYEYCDKKLKEKVDFQYIVTLNQKWQSEDLFSSSKTVNLERIEKDAVINIESDKRLLGEKF; encoded by the coding sequence ATGAAATTAATTAAACTCTACACCGCTCCAAACAATCTTTTTGAACCAGTAATTTTTCATCCTGGAATAAATATTATCTATGGCATTAAATCATCAGATGATAGCTCATTACATGGCATTGGTAAATCGTTAGTTCTTGATTTATTAGATTATGCTTTATTGTCATATTTCAATCCTCAAGGAACTACTCGTTTAAATCGTGCAGTAAATAAAAGTAAGTTAGGCAAACATATAATAATTCTTGAATTTTCAATAAATAAAGATATTTATAAAATTTCACGTTCATTTACAAAACCTAATGAAGCAAATTTATTTATAAATAATAAGTTGATACACACTAAATCTGTAGTAAAACTCAGAGATAAATTTGCCGATATAATTTTTTATCGCAATAATTACTCCGGTAAATTTGATACTAACTGGTATTATAAACTAATAAGCTTTTATCTTAAAATTCAGCAGATTACCGATGAAAGATTTACTAATCCAATTAAATTCACTAATCGTCCTTATGATGAAATCTTAGTCTACTTATTCTATTTATTAAATCTAAACAATTCTGTTTTAGCAAAAAGTCTTGAAATTCAAACTAATAAATCAAATCTTGAAAAATCTCTTAATATCACTAAAGATTTTGTAACATCAACTTTTGAATTTCCAAATCTTGCATCAGCAAAAACAAAAGTATCAACACTGAATAAGAAAATTAGTCAATTAAGTTCTGCAATTAAGAAGTTAGAAATTGATGAAGAGTATAGCTCTACGCAAAAAGAATTAGATGAAATAACTTCAGAAATTAAACGTTCTCTATTCCTCAATCATTCAGCGGAAAGAAGATTATTGGAATTTGAAGACCTCTCTAATAATAGTGATAGATTAAATACGGAACACGTTGAAGATATTTATTCTCAATATTCTTCAGATCCCAAACTTGCAACTTTCATCAAAAAATCTCTCGATGATGCTAAAGAATTCCGTAGCAGTTTATTTTCATCTCGTAAAAATTTTGTCATGATAGAAAGAGATAGATTAAAACGTCAGATTGAAAAAAGAGAAAGAGATATTAATTCTCTAAAAACCAAACAAAGAAGGTTATTAAAACTCCTCGATTCAGAAAAAGCATTAGACGATATTAGTGCAGCATATGATAAATTATCAAATCTTGAAAGCGAAAGAAACCAAATCCGATCAAAGCTTGACTTGTTTGATCAATTAGAAGAAAGTATTAGTAAATTAAGTGATCAAGATTCACTTCTAAAAATTGAATTTGATGAGTATATCTCAAAAATTGAAAAAGAACTTAACAATTTACGCAGCTTAATAAATGAAATTTATTCAGCAATTTTCGGTACAATTGATTATGAATCTCTATTCTTTTTTACTCGTAACGAAAAGGAACATCGGCTAAAAATAAATGTTATTCCGGATGACAAATATTCTCACGGTAAAAATCAAGGTCGTACCTTAGTTTTTGATCTTGCAGTTTTGTTTAACTCAATTGAAAATAAAGTAAATTCTCCCAAATTTCTTATACACGATGGCATTTTTGATTCTCTCGATAACTCTCACTTTGTTGCTTTATATGAATATTGCGATAAAAAACTCAAAGAAAAAGTAGATTTCCAATACATAGTAACTCTAAATCAAAAATGGCAATCAGAAGACTTATTTAGCAGTTCTAAAACTGTTAATTTAGAACGTATTGAAAAAGATGCTGTAATTAATATTGAATCAGACAAAAGATTGTTAGGTGAGAAATTTTAA
- a CDS encoding SAM-dependent DNA methyltransferase, whose amino-acid sequence MTTKSLFTLIWDIANYLRHDYKQADYGKVILPMTVLRRLDCVLEPTKAQILELSKANKGKNDSVLDLIITNKIKIKFFNKSKYDFQKLLKDPDHIAANLNNFINGFSSNAREILEYFSFQEHIARLDEANLLFLIVKEFAKVDLNPEQVSSIQMGYIFEDLIRRFSELSNETAGEHFTPREVIRLMVNILFNYDDEALTKAGIVRTLYDPACGTGGMLSIAEDHLRDMNEEARLEVFGQEINPESYAICKSDMLIKGQNVTNIKFGNSFTVDGLPDAKFDYLLSNPPFGVEWKKVEKQIRDEHEKRGYSGRFGAGLPRISDGSFLFLQHMISKMKEENGGSRIAIVFNGSPLFAGGAGSGESEIRKWIIEHDWLEAIIALPNDMFYNTGIATYIWVVTNRKRKERKGKIQLINSNGEKFYCKMTPSLGNKRNYIDDNQIDQISKLYGEFTENEFCKIYDNNEFGFWRITVERPLRLNFQISEERINNLKEELGFINLAKSKKKGEAGLKEIEEGELLQNSILELLNKNVSENLCKNRDEFTSFITNLFEKAELKLNSTIQKLLLSALSEKDETAEICKDKNGNSEPDTDLRDFENVPLKDNIEEYFKREVLPHVPDAWIDETKTKIGYEINFTKYFYVYKPLRNLEDIKQDLLKLETESENLLKDILN is encoded by the coding sequence ATGACCACCAAAAGCCTATTTACACTAATTTGGGATATTGCAAATTATCTTAGACATGATTATAAACAAGCTGATTATGGCAAAGTAATTTTACCCATGACAGTTTTGCGACGGTTGGATTGTGTACTAGAACCGACTAAGGCTCAAATACTTGAATTATCCAAAGCGAATAAAGGAAAAAATGATTCAGTCCTTGATTTAATTATTACTAATAAAATTAAAATAAAATTTTTCAACAAAAGTAAATATGATTTTCAAAAATTATTAAAAGACCCAGATCATATTGCGGCAAATCTAAATAATTTCATTAATGGTTTTTCTTCAAATGCTCGTGAAATTTTAGAATATTTCAGTTTTCAAGAACATATTGCTCGATTAGATGAAGCAAATTTACTTTTCTTAATTGTTAAAGAATTTGCAAAAGTTGATCTTAATCCCGAACAAGTTTCAAGTATTCAAATGGGCTATATTTTTGAAGATTTAATTAGAAGATTTTCAGAACTCTCTAACGAAACCGCCGGAGAACATTTTACTCCTCGTGAAGTTATTCGTTTAATGGTTAATATTCTTTTTAATTATGATGATGAAGCTTTAACAAAAGCTGGTATTGTTAGAACTTTGTATGATCCCGCATGTGGAACCGGGGGAATGTTATCTATTGCTGAAGATCATTTAAGGGATATGAATGAAGAAGCTCGTCTTGAAGTTTTTGGTCAAGAAATCAATCCTGAATCTTATGCTATTTGTAAATCTGATATGCTTATAAAAGGTCAAAATGTTACCAATATAAAATTTGGTAATTCCTTTACAGTAGATGGTTTACCTGATGCAAAATTCGATTACTTACTTTCAAATCCACCTTTTGGGGTTGAATGGAAAAAGGTTGAAAAGCAAATTAGAGACGAGCATGAAAAACGCGGATATTCTGGTAGATTTGGTGCCGGACTTCCAAGAATTAGCGATGGTTCATTCCTCTTTCTTCAACACATGATTTCTAAAATGAAAGAAGAAAATGGTGGTTCTCGTATTGCAATAGTTTTTAATGGGTCACCTTTATTTGCCGGTGGAGCCGGAAGTGGTGAAAGTGAAATTCGTAAATGGATTATTGAACATGATTGGCTTGAAGCTATTATTGCATTACCAAATGATATGTTCTATAATACCGGTATTGCAACTTATATTTGGGTTGTAACTAATAGAAAACGTAAAGAACGCAAAGGCAAAATTCAACTTATCAATTCTAACGGTGAAAAATTTTATTGCAAAATGACACCAAGTTTAGGCAATAAAAGAAACTATATTGATGATAACCAAATAGATCAAATATCTAAATTGTATGGTGAATTTACTGAAAATGAATTCTGCAAAATTTATGATAATAATGAATTTGGTTTTTGGCGTATTACAGTCGAAAGACCATTAAGACTTAATTTCCAAATTTCTGAAGAAAGAATAAATAATTTAAAAGAAGAATTAGGATTTATTAATCTTGCAAAATCAAAAAAGAAAGGTGAAGCTGGTTTAAAGGAAATTGAAGAAGGCGAATTATTACAAAATTCAATTTTAGAATTGTTAAATAAAAATGTTTCTGAAAATTTATGTAAAAATAGAGATGAGTTTACTTCCTTCATCACAAACTTATTTGAAAAAGCAGAACTGAAATTAAACTCAACAATTCAAAAATTATTATTAAGTGCTTTATCAGAAAAAGATGAAACAGCAGAAATTTGCAAAGATAAAAATGGTAATTCTGAACCTGATACAGATTTAAGAGATTTTGAAAATGTACCCTTAAAAGATAATATTGAAGAATATTTTAAAAGAGAAGTTTTACCGCATGTACCGGATGCTTGGATTGATGAAACAAAAACCAAAATTGGTTACGAAATCAATTTTACAAAATATTTTTATGTTTATAAACCTTTGAGAAATCTTGAAGATATTAAGCAAGATTTACTAAAACTTGAAACTGAATCTGAAAATCTATTAAAAGACATTTTAAACTAA